From the genome of Desulfurella sp.:
AATGTAAAAATTGTTATTTCACCTTCAATTCCTCCACCTGAGTATAGATTTTTGTAAATGTATTTAAAAATGATGAAAACAAAGCTTATCAAAGTTTTTATTATAAATATGATACGGAAAGTTTAGCAAAAAATAAACTTTGTTACATATGTCAAAATCCAAGTAGTGAGGTGTGGGGTTTTGTAAACACATTCAATTTTTATACAGCAGACAAAGAAAGTTATGTTGCAGGTGGATTTAATCAAAAATTGATGTGGAAAAATTATCCTGTATGCCCAAATTGTGCAAAAACACTCGAAAGAGGCAAAGAATACATTAATAAAAACTTACTTTTTAAATTTTGCACTTTCGATTACTACATTATTCCTGAATTAATCGTACAAAAAGATGAATTATTAACCCAGGTATTGAAAAGAATGAAAAGATATCAAAATTTTTCACTACAAGAACAACCTGCTTCACTTATAGAAAATACGGAAGAAAAAATTTTGAAAGAATTATCACTTGAAAGTAATAATGTGAATTTTAACTTTTTATTTTTCAAGGAATCAAACAGTGCTTTTAAAATATTGTTGTTTTTGCAAGAGATCGCTCCTACACGATTAAAGTTTTTAATAGAGTCAAAAGACATAGTCGATAAAAGAGACTATGGATACAATATTTTTGAAGAAATAAAAACAAAAAAAGACTTTTCTATCAAATTTGATTTTTCTTTCAAGTTTATTAGAGAATTTTTTCCTAACAATAAGTCAGATGGTAATTTTGATAAATATTTTCTTTCTATTTTAAATAACATTTTTATTGGCAAAAAAATACCTTTTGAGTTTTTATTAAAAAGGTTTATGGAAAAAATTAGAAATGAATTTCTTAACAAAGATAGTATAGAACAAATTGCTTTAAAATCATACAAGATTGTATTGTACTTAGACGAAATAAAAATTTTAGAAAGGAGAATTGGAATGAAATCAAATGATGGTGATTTCGAAAATTTTTTTGAAAAACATTCAATATTCGACGATAATTTAAAAAAAGCCCTTTTTCTTGAAGGTGTATTGGTTAAAAAGTTGCTTAACATTCAGTATCAGAAGAAAAACTCTACACCATTTATGAGCAGACTTAATAGTTTAAAAATTGACGAAAAAATAGCAAAAAGGCTTCTGCCAGAAATTATAAACAAATTAGAAGAATACGATTCTAATTATTATATTGACATTGAAACTGCTATTGGCAAATATATGCTAAATGCCGATTTTCACAAGTATTCTATAGACGAATTGAGTTATTATTTTACATTGGGATATGTTTTGGAAAAATATTTTTATGGGACAACAGGCGATTCCATGCAGCAAATCCCATTAAATGATAGTAAAGGACAGTTTGAATAGTTTTAAAATTAGATTTTTGTAAAAACTTAGATTTTAGGAGGTTTTATGTTAGTAGAAAAAAGAAGCGAATTACTTTTCTGCTATGATATAGCAGATGCCAACCCCAATGGTGATCCCATGGATGAAAATAAACCCAGAATTGACGAAGAAACCAAAATAAACATTGTTACAGATGTTAGACTAAAAAGAACAATCAGGGACTATTTATTTGAATATAAAGGATATAATGGTCAAAATGGAAAAGATATCTTTGTAAGAGAAATATTTATAGAAGATTCAAAAGGTATTCAAGACGGCAAAGAAAGAGCAAAAGATTATAATAATGATCCAAAAAAAGTCATAAATGAATGCATAGATATCCGTCTTTTTGGGGGTGTTATACCATTAAATAAAGATTCCATAACATACACAGGACCCGTTCAATTTAAAATGGGCAGATCCCTTCATAAAGTAGAATTAAAACATATTAAAGGAACCGGTGCATTTGCTTCAAAAGCAGGTGCCAAGCAACAAACTTTTAGAGAAGAATATATTCTTCCTTACTCTTTTATTTGTTTTTATGGTATAATTAACGAAACGGCAGCCAAATACACTCAATTAGCAGAAGAAGATATAAAAGAGCTTTTTGAGGCAATATGGAATGGAACTAAAAATTTAATAAGCCGATCAAAAATTGGACAAATGCCACGATTTTTACTTAAAGTAACATACAAAGAAAAAGGGTTTTTTATTGGAGATCTAGATAAAAAAGTTGCAATTTCAGACTTTGAAAATGAATTTAAAATAAGATCAGTAAAAGATTTTAAATTTGATATTTCACAATTAATTAATGTTTTTGATTCAAATAAAGATAAAATTGAAAAAGTTGAATATTTAATAGATGAAAATCTAAAAATAAATGGAGCAATACCTTCAGATTGGGTTAAATTAAGTTTTTAGGTGATTTATGAAAATAGTTGTGTTTGAGGTATGGGGAGATTATGCCCACTTTAGGATTCCATATACCACAAGTTCTCCACTTACTTTTCCTATTCCAACAAAAACTGCTTTGTATGGTATAATTGGTGCTTTTTTGGGATACCCAAAATATGCTTATTTAGATAATTTTCAAAACAAAAGTTGGCAGTTTGCAGTTTCTTTAAAAAGACCAATTTCAAAAACCTATATACCTGAAAATTTTATCAATACAAAAGTTGTAAAAATGTTTGCACGTATGCCTAAACACGAATCGTGTAGGACTCAAATAAACCTTGAGTTTCTAAAGTCTCCAAAGTTTAGAATTTACGTTACCTCTGTATATCAAGAGGAACTTAATAAATTAGAAAACATGCTAAAAGAGCACAAATCAATGTATAATATTGTCCTTGGAATTTCTGAGTGTCTTGCTAATTTTGAATATATTGGTAGTTTTGATGGTAAAAACTATACATCCAATAATTTTGTAGAAATTAACTCTATAATTCCATTAGATTCAAATGATAACTTAAAGTTAGATTTATCATGGGAGCAAAAACTTGTAAAAATACATTTACCTACTGAAATGAAACCAGATAGAGAATTGATAGAAACAAAAAATTTTATTTTAGAAAAAGAGGCAAAATCTATTAGGGCTATAGTTAGTAAGTACACTTTTATAGAAAACCTTAACGAAAATATTATACTTTTTTAAAAATGGCATGTTTTTCGCATCCTAATAAGTTGCTTTCAGATCATCTGGAAAATGTAAAAAATATTGGGTTAAATGTATTTGATAGTAAAAAAAACCTTAATTTTTCAATTCCAAAACAGCAAATTAGGGATGCTCTTGAAATAATTTTGTATTATCACGATTTTGGAAAAGCCACCCTATATTTTCAAGATTATTTAAAAAACGGGCAAAAATGCACCTTTAGTGATGATTTGACTAGTCATGCACTATTATCTGCCTGCATTACATCCTATCTGATAAAACAAAAAACAGATAACGATATGCTTAGCACTATTGGTTTTGTTGCAGTTAGAAAACATCATGGTGATTTAGAAAATTTAAACCCTATGATTTCTATTTCACCAAGCAAATACGAAATATTAAAAAAACAATTTTCTACCCTAAATTTCTCTTGTTTTAAAGAAAATCTACAATTCAATTTTGAGAGTATTGTTGATTTTGTAAAAGATTTATTATGGGTTGATTTTGAAAAAAACTTTGAAACTTATTTTTTAATGAATTTCATTTTTTCTATACTTACCTATTCAGACAAAAGCGATGTAGTTTCTACAAAGTTAAAACCAGTTGTATTTAATAAGGATATAAATAGTTATATTGACAAATTTAAATCTATCAATTTTCAGGAATTAGACATAACTAGAAATGAAATTTACTTAAAAAGTCTTATGCAATTAAAAAAAATGCATGAGAGTACAGGTATTTTTTCTCTTAATGTGCCAACTGGTTCAGGTAAAACATTAACATCTTTAAATTTAGCTTTTAATCTTTTAGTTCAAGAAAACTTAAGCAGAATTATTTACGCTTTACCCTTCACTTCTATTTTAGATCAAACAGAAAAGATTATTGAAAATGTTTTTCAGGCAAACAAAGAAGAAGCTAACAAATACATGATTGTTCATCATTATTTAGCTGATATCAAAATTACTAACG
Proteins encoded in this window:
- the cas5b gene encoding type I-B CRISPR-associated protein Cas5b gives rise to the protein MKIVVFEVWGDYAHFRIPYTTSSPLTFPIPTKTALYGIIGAFLGYPKYAYLDNFQNKSWQFAVSLKRPISKTYIPENFINTKVVKMFARMPKHESCRTQINLEFLKSPKFRIYVTSVYQEELNKLENMLKEHKSMYNIVLGISECLANFEYIGSFDGKNYTSNNFVEINSIIPLDSNDNLKLDLSWEQKLVKIHLPTEMKPDRELIETKNFILEKEAKSIRAIVSKYTFIENLNENIILF
- the cas7b gene encoding type I-B CRISPR-associated protein Cas7/Csh2 codes for the protein MLVEKRSELLFCYDIADANPNGDPMDENKPRIDEETKINIVTDVRLKRTIRDYLFEYKGYNGQNGKDIFVREIFIEDSKGIQDGKERAKDYNNDPKKVINECIDIRLFGGVIPLNKDSITYTGPVQFKMGRSLHKVELKHIKGTGAFASKAGAKQQTFREEYILPYSFICFYGIINETAAKYTQLAEEDIKELFEAIWNGTKNLISRSKIGQMPRFLLKVTYKEKGFFIGDLDKKVAISDFENEFKIRSVKDFKFDISQLINVFDSNKDKIEKVEYLIDENLKINGAIPSDWVKLSF
- a CDS encoding TIGR02556 family CRISPR-associated protein, with translation MFVNVFKNDENKAYQSFYYKYDTESLAKNKLCYICQNPSSEVWGFVNTFNFYTADKESYVAGGFNQKLMWKNYPVCPNCAKTLERGKEYINKNLLFKFCTFDYYIIPELIVQKDELLTQVLKRMKRYQNFSLQEQPASLIENTEEKILKELSLESNNVNFNFLFFKESNSAFKILLFLQEIAPTRLKFLIESKDIVDKRDYGYNIFEEIKTKKDFSIKFDFSFKFIREFFPNNKSDGNFDKYFLSILNNIFIGKKIPFEFLLKRFMEKIRNEFLNKDSIEQIALKSYKIVLYLDEIKILERRIGMKSNDGDFENFFEKHSIFDDNLKKALFLEGVLVKKLLNIQYQKKNSTPFMSRLNSLKIDEKIAKRLLPEIINKLEEYDSNYYIDIETAIGKYMLNADFHKYSIDELSYYFTLGYVLEKYFYGTTGDSMQQIPLNDSKGQFE